The following coding sequences lie in one Cydia strobilella chromosome 16, ilCydStro3.1, whole genome shotgun sequence genomic window:
- the LOC134748140 gene encoding N-alpha-acetyltransferase 80 codes for MESDSLEVLLIHHHPEFLKASCDLINDEWPRSETVRMMSLQASCDCLPTNFILVKDRKEVLGHCKLTPIPSIPESCFIETVVISKAMRGKKLGTYLMRYVEDYCRNVLKLKMAHLSTKGQEKFYATLDYEICAPVSIYGVFSPVNAKLNSSSHKIENLVPEQHALPSAAPPPPPPPMPTYESAWNNNNTSKIKSSKTYMFKYL; via the coding sequence ATGGAATCGGATTCACTGGAAGTGCTGCTTATCCATCATCACCCAGAATTTTTGAAAGCGTCCTGCGACCTGATCAACGATGAATGGCCAAGAAGCGAAACTGTTAGAATGATGTCGCTGCAAGCTTCCTGCGATTGCCTGCCTACCAACTTTATCTTAGTCAAGGATAGGAAAGAAGTATTAGGCCACTGCAAACTGACACCCATACCCAGTATTCCAGAAAGTTGTTTTATAGAAACAGTAGTCATAAGTAAAGCTATGCGTGGAAagaaattaggtacttatttaatgCGATACGTCGAAGATTATTGTCGAAATGTGCTAAAGTTGAAAATGGCGCATCTATCAACGAAGGGCCAAGAGAAATTCTACGCCACCTTAGATTATGAGATTTGCGCACCAGTATCCATTTATGGTGTGTTTTCGCCAGTCAATGCTAAACTTAATTCTAGTAGCCATAAGATAGAAAATTTAGTGCCAGAGCAACATGCGCTGCctagcgccgcgccgccgccaccgccccCACCGATGCCAACTTACGAAAGTGCTTGGAACAATAACAATactagtaaaataaaaagtagcaAAACATACATGTTTAAGTATTTGTAG
- the LOC134748139 gene encoding EEF1A lysine methyltransferase 1-like isoform X2: MDDDDVPALSAETFAALQEFYAEQQKRQEILDKLQAEDKLKENILFDENWQLSQFWYDEATVQALMKVVDKTILDGGRVALVSCPTLFVPVKRQLGDRATVSLLEYDRRFEVHAPDFIFYDYNFPDKLPPDLDRYDLVVADPPFLSEECIGKTSQTIKLLAKDKIVVCTGAVMKENVEKLLDLRMCEFQPRHRNNLANEFACYANFYLDGALR, from the exons atggatgatgatgatgtgccAGCGCTGTCTGCGGAGACATTTGCAGCCCTCCAGGAGTTTTATGCAGAGCAGCAGAAGAGACAGGAAATACTTGACAAGTTACAGGCTGAGGATAAGCTGAaggaaaatatactttttgatGAGAATTGG CAACTAAGTCAGTTCTGGTATGACGAGGCCACAGTGCAGGCGCTAATGAAGGTGGTGGACAAAACAATACTTGATGGAGGCAGGGTGGCACTGGTGTCCTGCCCCACACTCTTTGTGCCAGTGAAGCGACAACTTGGAGACCGCGCTACAG TATCCCTTCTCGAGTACGACCGGCGGTTCGAGGTGCACGCCCCTGACTTCATCTTCTATGACTACAACTTCCCTGACAAGCTGCCCCCGGACCTAGACCGGTACGACCTGGTTGTAGCTGATCCTCCATTCTTGTCTGAAGAGTGCATCGGGAAGACCTCGCAGACCATAAAACTGTTGGCCAAG GATAAGATCGTGGTGTGCACAGGGGCGGTGATGAAGGAGAATGTGGAGAAATTGTTGGATTTGCGAATGTGTGAGTTCCAGCCGCGCCATAGGAACAACTTAGCCAACGAGTTCGCTTGCTACGCTAATTTTTATCTAGATGGCGCTTTAAGATGA
- the LOC134748139 gene encoding EEF1A lysine methyltransferase 1-like isoform X1 has translation MIHEKMDDDDVPALSAETFAALQEFYAEQQKRQEILDKLQAEDKLKENILFDENWQLSQFWYDEATVQALMKVVDKTILDGGRVALVSCPTLFVPVKRQLGDRATVSLLEYDRRFEVHAPDFIFYDYNFPDKLPPDLDRYDLVVADPPFLSEECIGKTSQTIKLLAKDKIVVCTGAVMKENVEKLLDLRMCEFQPRHRNNLANEFACYANFYLDGALR, from the exons atgattcacg AAAAgatggatgatgatgatgtgccAGCGCTGTCTGCGGAGACATTTGCAGCCCTCCAGGAGTTTTATGCAGAGCAGCAGAAGAGACAGGAAATACTTGACAAGTTACAGGCTGAGGATAAGCTGAaggaaaatatactttttgatGAGAATTGG CAACTAAGTCAGTTCTGGTATGACGAGGCCACAGTGCAGGCGCTAATGAAGGTGGTGGACAAAACAATACTTGATGGAGGCAGGGTGGCACTGGTGTCCTGCCCCACACTCTTTGTGCCAGTGAAGCGACAACTTGGAGACCGCGCTACAG TATCCCTTCTCGAGTACGACCGGCGGTTCGAGGTGCACGCCCCTGACTTCATCTTCTATGACTACAACTTCCCTGACAAGCTGCCCCCGGACCTAGACCGGTACGACCTGGTTGTAGCTGATCCTCCATTCTTGTCTGAAGAGTGCATCGGGAAGACCTCGCAGACCATAAAACTGTTGGCCAAG GATAAGATCGTGGTGTGCACAGGGGCGGTGATGAAGGAGAATGTGGAGAAATTGTTGGATTTGCGAATGTGTGAGTTCCAGCCGCGCCATAGGAACAACTTAGCCAACGAGTTCGCTTGCTACGCTAATTTTTATCTAGATGGCGCTTTAAGATGA
- the LOC134748138 gene encoding protein RRP5 homolog, translating into MLRRKKPSNLEKCLLPGTALEFTVDKPLDNGIEGRVLDATAYVQRFHVDRNKEKKPTLGQKIRAHVLYVMPTRNAPFLTTRNIFESARPNLEDEMKLKEGDIVEKAQVLKIAGRSIHFKLGKKCVGTMSLRRVAVHEDLTDEQVVAQSYPIGSTHRVRVITYNLSDYIYHVTDETKLLTEKYFSHSQLSPGELVTGTIRTVADNHVTVTVGRLSGYVPQLHLSDAGVYIDPKKATTSKLTKKKYKVGQEVNARVLSVDAAKQTLMLSLKPSLITSDAALLTSYEQAEIGKAYTGVIKVVKDFVLVSFLNDVIAYVPRNQVSRTPVTHLTEAFHPGQVVTCTVLQVDAQNRKMLGSLTIAPFWPAKRSNEHREKRKKETEDGEVPNKKRKTSESEDIDTKPIKKKKDNKSKAKEVSEDSDAEDLDPKKKNKDKKNKKDKKVKEVSEESDAIETDIHEDSDQVLKPEDLALIDLSDCETAKQWKKRVVSLMKSIKCRLHRIERIDKKIIKIEEQGLSAKNKKFHTAMHQEKLVIEERINKLMEAMKIAQEKLKEFDEEEYKDPNYKEKQKQKKEEKLKASKPVKDCDDSSEEETVPEKKKKKKDKLKVKEADKPKEDAKADKKRKHEKNKEVKEVVDKSKDIKVVESLEPALEVPSAKEFWAENDHQANKVEESSSSSEDEETELPKKKRKKLTAAEKVAKARAEEERVRELERRAGESEAQPRSSDQFQRALLANPNCSQLWIAYMAFHLQATEIDKARAVGRKALNTISFREEDEKLNVWLAMLNVENRFGTKESQQKTLEEALQMNDTFKVHSKLLDIYVDTSKHQDLSSLVDLMLRKYKRNPTNYIQCGAACFKLALVDKARHVMQKAVSVLEKKEHVTVLVQFALLERTHGERERAEALFEQVLAVYPQRLDVCAAYADMLAKDRDIQAVRQVMERMTSQKLPARKMKTLFNKWAELEDRIGDADRAEQVRERAVKFMETAKF; encoded by the exons ATGCTGCGCCGTAAGAAGCCATCAAACCTTGAGAAGTGCTTGCTGCCCGGCACCGCCCTAGAGTTCACCGTCGACAAG CCCCTGGACAACGGGATCGAGGGTCGCGTGTTGGACGCCACGGCGTATGTGCAGCGCTTTCACGTCGATCGCAATAAGGAAAAGAAGCCAACTCTTGGACAAAAG ATTAGAGCTCACGTATTATACGTGATGCCAACACGAAACGCGCCGTTTTTGACGACCAGAAACATCTTTGAGAGCGCGCGACCTAATCTAGAGGACGAGATGAAGCTAAAGGAGGGCGACATTGTGGAGAAGGCACAG GTACTGAAGATCGCAGGGCGCTCTATCCACTTCAAATTGGGCAAGAAATGTGTGGGGACCATGAGTCTCCGGCGCGTCGCCGTGCACGAGGACCTCACGGACGAGCAGGTCGTCGCGCAGTCCTACCCTAttg GCAGCACCCACCGCGTCCGCGTGATAACCTACAACCTATCAGACTACATCTACCATGTGACCGATGAAACCAAACTGCTCACCGAGAAATACTTCTCCCACTCACAACTGAGTCCGGGGGAGCTGGTTACTGGCACCATTCGCACTGTGGCCGATAACCATGTCACTGTCACTGTGGGCCGGCTGTCAG GCTACGTACCGCAATTACATCTGTCTGACGCGGGCGTCTACATCGATCCTAAGAAAGCGACCACCTCCAAGCTCACCAAGAAGAAGTATAAG GTGGGGCAAGAAGTAAACGCGCGTGTACTGTCCGTGGACGCTGCGAAACAGACGTTGATGCTATCACTCAAACCGTCACTGATAACATCTGATGCAGCGTTATTGACCTCATACGAGCAAGCTGAAATTGGCAAGGCCTACACTGGAGTTATTAAG GTGGTAAAGGACTTCGTCCTAGTATCATTCCTGAACGATGTGATAGCCTACGTGCCGCGCAACCAAGTGTCCCGGACGCCCGTCACACACCTCACCGAGGCCTTCCATCCGGGACAAGTTGTGACATGTACGGTGCTGCAGGTGGATGCTCAGAACAGGAAGATGCTGGGTAGCTTGACTATAGCGCCTTTCTGGCCTGCg aaAAGAAGTAACGAACATCGcgagaaacgtaaaaaagaaactgaagACGGTGAAGTACCCAATAAAAAACGTAAAACCAGTGAATCTGAAGACATAGACACAAAGCCaataaagaaaaagaaagataatAAAAGTAAGGCAAAAGAAGTATCAGAGGATAGTGATGCTGAAGACTTAGatcctaaaaagaaaaacaaagataaaaagaataaaaaggACAAAAAGGTAAAAGAAGTATCAGAAGAAAGCGACGCCATAGAGACAGACATACATGAAGACAGTGACCAAGTACTAAAACCAGAAGACCTAGCTCTTATAGACTTATCAGACTGTGAAACAGCTAAGCAATGGAAGAAACGAGTAGTATCCTTAATGAAATCTATCAAATGTAGATTACACAGAATAGAAAGGATAGAcaaaaagataataaaaatagaagAACAAGGTTTATCAGCTAAGAATAAGAAATTTCACACAGCCATGCATCAGGAGAAGTTAGTTATTGAAGAGAGAATAAATAAGTTGATGGAAGCGATGAAGATTGCACAGGAAAAGTTAAAAGAATTTGACGAAGAAGAGTACAAAGATCCTAATTACAAAGAGAAGCAGAAACAGAAAAAGgaagaaaaattaaaagctTCAAAACCAGTTAAAGATTGTGATGATTCATCCGAAGAAGAGACAGTTcctgaaaagaaaaagaaaaagaaggatAAACTAAAAGTGAAAGAAGCTGATAAACCTAAAGAAGATGCAAAAGCGGACAAGAAAAGGAAACATGAGAAGAATAAGGAAGTGAAAGAAGTAGTAGATAAGAGTAAAGATATTAAAGTGGTGGAGAGCTTAGAGCCGGCGCTCGAGGTGCCCAGCGCTAAGGAGTTCTGGGCGGAAAATGATCATCAGGCCAATAAGGTGGAAGAGTCTTCTAGCAGCAGTGAAGATGAG GAAACCGAGCTGCCCAAAAAGAAGCGAAAGAAGCTAACAGCAGCCGAGAAAGTAGCAAAGGCCCGCGCCGAAGAAGAACGTGTTCGTGAGTTAGAGCGGCGCGCCGGCGAGAGCGAAGCCCAGCCGAGGAGCTCCGACCAGTTCCAGCGCGCGCTGCTAGCCAACCCCAACTGCAGCCAGCTGTGGATCGCGTACATGGCCTTCCATCTGCAG GCGACGGAGATCGACAAGGCGCGCGCGGTGGGCCGCAAGGCTCTCAACACTATCTCTTTCCGCGAGGAAGACGAGAAGCTCAATGTGTGGCTCGCCATGCTCAACGTCGAGAACCGTTTCGGCACGAAG GAGTCCCAACAAAAAACACTAGAAGAAGCCCTCCAAATGAACGACACCTTCAAAGTGCACTCCAAACTCCTCGACATCTACGTGGACACCTCCAAGCACCAGGACCTATCCTCCCTCGTCGATCTCATGCTGCGGAAATACAAGAGAAATCCTACCAACTATATTCAGTGTGGGGCGGCTTGCTTCAAGTTAGCATTGGTGGATAAGGCGAGACATGtgatgcagaaggcggttagCGTGCTGGAGAAAAAAGAAC ACGTAACCGTGCTAGTGCAGTTCGCTCTTCTAGAGCGAACTCACGGCGAGCGCGAGCGAGCAGAGGCGTTGTTCGAGCAAGTGCTCGCCGTGTACCCGCAGCGCCTCGACGTGTGCGCTGCGTACGCCGACATGCTGGCTAAGGACAGGGACATTCAGGCCGTCAG ACAAGTGATGGAGCGCATGACGTCTCAGAAATTGCCAGCACGTAAAATGAAGACGCTATTCAACAAGTGGGCCGAGCTGGAAGACCGCATCGGCGACGCCGACCGCGCCGAGCAGGTGCGAGAACGAGCCGTCAAATTCATGGAGACCGCCAAGTTCTAA